The genomic stretch CCGCGTTCCCGACATCTTCTTTGGAATCAACAGTTTTTGCGGGAGCAGGAGGCTTGGGCTCAATGTGGACGTTCACGTCCTGAGCGCTGGTGGCGATGGTGAAAGCAAGAAAACACGCCAGTGTTAACGCGCAACGAATCAGCGGCGTAACAGACGCCTTGAATGAGTGCCCGGGGGAACGGTTTGCACCATACCCGCGGCGTTCGAAGCGGGCCATGTTAGGAACCTCGTTTGCCGCGATTTTACCACAGCGATGCCCAGACATGACACGGGAACTTGGACATTGCACCCTTGCCTTTGGTCTTTGCAAGCTGCTCGTAAACTTAGATGATTGAGAGCTGGAAACAGGTTATCCGTCTCGCTTGGTAGAATGCAATAGACCAACTGAAAATGGCTGAAATCATTCCATTCAAAACGCTTCGCTACGATCCTGACCAGGTAAAGCTGGAAGACGTGCTGACCCAACCTTATGACAAGATTACCCCAGAAATGCAATCCAAGTACTATGAGAAGAGCACGCACAATCTGGTAAGAATCATTTTAGGTAAGGCCGGCGAAACCGATACCGATACCTTCAACGTGTACACGCGGGCAGCGGAATATCTCCATGACTGGCGCTCCGGCGGCATCCTGAAACAGGATTCAGATCCTGGTATTTATGTCTATTCTCAGACGTTTACCGTTCCGGGAACGCGCGATCTGCAGGAGCGCCGGGGGCTGATTGCGCTGGGCCGTCTGCATGACTATGCAGATGGCGTGGTGCATCGCCACGAGCAGACGCTTTCCAAGCCGAGAGCGGACCGTCTGAACCTGTTGCGGGCCACCCGGGCCCATTTCGGCCAAATCTTCATGCTTTACAGCGATCCCGCACATGAGGTTGAAGGCCTGTTCCGATCCCGGATGGAAGAAGACCCTGACACTTCTCTGCTGGATGAATACGAAACCCTCCATAGGGTCTGGCGGATCCATGATCCAGTACTGATTCACGCTGTGCAGCAGAAAATGCGCGACAAAAAGCTGCTGATCGCCGATGGACATCACCGTTACGAAACAGCACTTGCGTATCGCAACGAATGCCGCGCCGA from Terriglobia bacterium encodes the following:
- a CDS encoding DUF1015 domain-containing protein, producing the protein MAEIIPFKTLRYDPDQVKLEDVLTQPYDKITPEMQSKYYEKSTHNLVRIILGKAGETDTDTFNVYTRAAEYLHDWRSGGILKQDSDPGIYVYSQTFTVPGTRDLQERRGLIALGRLHDYADGVVHRHEQTLSKPRADRLNLLRATRAHFGQIFMLYSDPAHEVEGLFRSRMEEDPDTSLLDEYETLHRVWRIHDPVLIHAVQQKMRDKKLLIADGHHRYETALAYRNECRAETGSSDPNAPYEFVMMTLIPMESRGLVILPTHRIVHGLLDFDRERMLEAAAEFFDIDRIDLRTESRSATTLLGQAGENGTAFVAVTRQGPYLMRAKQDAIQHALRDLPALQRELDVVQLHRVMLERVLGISEEAIRNQENVRYERDAFEAISWVRQGANVAFLMNPAKIEQVRDIAFGGEVLPQKSTDFYPKLLSGLAIYALE